TGGGAATAACCGTTTTTGCAACCTCGGGGTTGGCTCCGCCCGATAGAATAAACAAGACCGGCTTGCCTGCCGCGAATTCCTTGATGGCCTCGGCCAAATGTTTGAACGATATCTCGGTAAGCGCAAATCCTCCGTAATCGAGAATATGAGAATCATGTCCGAATATGATCATCAAAATCTCGTAATCCCAAGATCTCGACAACACCCGGTTTAGAGCATCGATGAAATCGCTGTCTCCGCCACTTCCCAGCCCGATGTCGTAGTTGTTGAGCTCCGGATCTTCTACTATGCGCCAACTCCCGGAATGGAAGTTAACGTGAATGACGTCCGGATCAGCGCCGATCAAGTCCCTAGTACCATCGCCGAAGTGCGGGTCCACATCTATTATCATCACTCTCTTGATCCCGAGAGCCCGAAGCTTTTTTATCGCCATTACCGCGTCATTGTAATAGCAAAAGCCCCAAAACCTGTCGTACCCGGCGTGGTGACCCGCTGCCCCCACGAAGCAGAAAGCAAATTCCAAATCCCCGGTCGCCAAACGTTCTGCTGCTTCCACTACTCCCGCTGCCGACAAAAGAGCAACATCATGATAGTGTTCAGCTTTGACCATAGCTATATGTCTTGCGCTGTGGCACTGGTTTAACAGTTCTTCTGTTTCTTGAGTAATCGCGGGGGTGAATAACCCTATCTTGCCAGCTTCGATCAGGTCGGTCATGGCATTGAAGGCAGGCTCAACCCGATCCCGAAGCACCGAGTGCCCCCTCAGGGAAAAATCAGGATGATACCAGACTCCAGCCTTCATTCCACAAGCCTCCTCTACCCGCCCCAGGGGCCAACCGTACTATTTCTTGGCTATTTTTTCCGCTATGTTAGCGGGTACC
The sequence above is drawn from the Syntrophothermus lipocalidus DSM 12680 genome and encodes:
- a CDS encoding histone deacetylase: MKAGVWYHPDFSLRGHSVLRDRVEPAFNAMTDLIEAGKIGLFTPAITQETEELLNQCHSARHIAMVKAEHYHDVALLSAAGVVEAAERLATGDLEFAFCFVGAAGHHAGYDRFWGFCYYNDAVMAIKKLRALGIKRVMIIDVDPHFGDGTRDLIGADPDVIHVNFHSGSWRIVEDPELNNYDIGLGSGGDSDFIDALNRVLSRSWDYEILMIIFGHDSHILDYGGFALTEISFKHLAEAIKEFAAGKPVLFILSGGANPEVAKTVIPMVIKTFL